The window AGGAGAGACGCTGGAGGAGATTACGGGATTCGCAGAAGCGATGCGGAGCAAAGCTGTTCAGGTCAACGTACGCCAGAATGATCTACTGGATACATGCGGAACTGGCGGAGATGGCGCAGAGACGTTCAATATCTCCACAACGGCTGCGATTGTCGCATCTGCTGGCGGAATCCGCGTAGCGAAACATGGCAATCGGGCGATGTCGAGCAAAAGCGGAAGCGCAGATGTCCTTGAAGCTCTTGGCGTGAAGATTACGTTAAGCGGTGAACAAGCGGCTAAATGCCTAGACAAAACAGGAATCTGCTTCATGTTTGCCCAAGCGTACCATCAATCCATGAAGCATGTGGCGGCACCTCGGCGCGAGTTAGGCTTTAGAACGGTATTCAACCTGCTTGGGCCGTTGACTAATCCTGCGGGCGCTGACCGTCAAGTGCTTGGTGTATTCGACAGTACGAAAACCGAGCTGATTGCACAAGCGCTGCAAGCTCTTGGACTGAAACGAGCGTTGGTCGTCGCAAGCGAGGATGGATTGGATGAATTCAGCATTTCGGCACCTACGAAAGTAACGGAACTGAAAGCTGACACCATTAGTACTTATATCATTACTCCGGATGATCTTGGTTTACGCGCACATAGCATCAAAGATGTAGCGGGTGGAGATGCGATACTAAACGCTGAAATCATTCGTCATATTTTTGCTGGTGAGAAGGGCCCTTATCGCGATATCGTACTAGCAAACACAGCGGCCTGCTTCTATGTGACGGGGCAAGTCGGAACCCTTCAACAGGGTGTGAAATTAGCGGCTGATGTCATTGATTCAGGTCGTGCGGAACAAAAATTGAACGATTTAATCCAATATACAGGAGAACTATGCCATGTTTCTTGATAAAATTGTTGCCACCAAGCGGGCAGAGGTTGAAGCGATGAGCAGCTTTTCGATCAAGGATGCTGAGAAGTTAATCTCGGACCTGCCTCCTTGTTTAGGCTTTGAACAAGCGTTAACTACACGGAAAAACCGTGTGATGGGTCTTATTGCAGAAGTAAAGAAAGCCTCCCCATCTAAAGGATTGATTCGTGAAGATTTTGATCCAGTTCGTTTAGCGGAAGCCTATGAAAGGGCGGGCGCAGATTGTATCTCCGTTCTGACGGATGTGGACTACTTCCAAGGCAGTAACGAGTACTTGAAAGCCGTTCGTAATGCAGTGAATGTGCCGTTGCTTCGTAAGGATTTCACCATTGATCCGAAGCAAATTTATGAAGCGCGCTTGATTGGCGCCGATGCTATTTTGCTGATTGCTGCCATTTTAACGACAGATCAAATGAAGCAGTATTTGAAGTTGGCTGGTGATCTTGGTCTAGATGCGCTTGTTGAGGTTCATGATCGTGAGGAGCTGGAACGTGCGCTGGAATTGGATACTCAATTGATTGGCATCAACAATCGGAATTTGAAAACATTTGTTACCGACTTAGGTACAACAGAGGAACTGATTCAATTCATTCCAGCAGGGAAAACTGTCGTCAGTGAAAGTGGCATTTCTACTGTCAAAGATATGGCTTATTTACAGCAAGTTGGTGCTCAAGCTGTTTTAATCGGCGAGCATTTCATGCGACAACCTATTGTTGAGCAAGCCGTTCATGATCTGATGGGTACGAAAGTTCAAAGGGCGAAGTAGTTGAAGGAGAAAGAGGCGAATTTGATGGCTGTGGGGACGGTTCCAACGGTAAAAATTTGTGGACTTCAAAGCGTTGAAGTGTTAAAATCAATCGTGCATTTGCCGATAGCACATATCGGTTTTGTTTTTGCACCGAGCAAGCGGCAAGTTACGGCAGAGAAGGCTGGAGAACTGATTTCCTTTTTAAAGTCAGAAGAGACAAAAGGGGTATCTATCCCATTAACTGTAGGGGTATTCGTTAATCCGAGCAAGGAGCAGTTAACCGAGATTCTAACGGTGGCTCCACTTGATGTCGTACAGTTACATAGTCAGGAATCCCCTGATTTTTGCCGATGGGTTCGTGAACATTTTCAGGTGAAAGTGTTCAAATCCGTTTCAATTTCCAAGACAGAAAACAAAATCCTGGGCTTGGAGGATGTAGCCGCGCAGCTTGACCCTTATAAAGGGACTGTCGATGCTGTTTTACTGGATACCTTTGACCCTGTGTATGGTGGAGGATCAGGTAAAACCTTTGCTTGGGATTGCATTCCTGTTTATCAGGAGTGGGCGCGTTCTGCAGGAGTGCCGCTGCTAGTAGCAGGTGGTCTTCAACCTGATAATGTTGATCAATTAGTAACAGCCTATTACCCCGATGGCGTAGATGTTTCCAGCGGCGTCGAGACCGATGGCGTAAAAGATATAGCCAAAATTACAGCATTTGTGGAAAGGGTGACTCGAAAGTGACGCAAGTACCTGACCAGCATGGCAGATTCGGCAAGTTCGGCGGCCGTTATGTTCCTGAGACGTTGATGAATGCTTTAATTGAGCTTGAAGAAGCTTATGAACAATATAAAGATGATCCTGAATTTATTGCCGAGGTGCGCTACTTACAAAAGCAATATTCGGGCCGGCCAACACCGCTTTATTACGCGGAGCGGCTTACGGAGCTTTTAGGCGGAGCCAAAATTTATTTGAAGCGTGAGGATTTGAACCATACGGGTGCTCACAAAATTAATAACACCATTGGACAAGCGGTTCTCGCTAAACGAATGGGGAAGAAGAAGATTATTGCGGAAACTGGAGCTGGTCAGCATGGTGTTGCATCAGCAACGGTAGCTGCTTTAATGGGATTTGAGTGTAAAGTATTCATGGGTGAGGAAGACACGAAGCGTCAGCAGTTAAATGTTTTCCGTATGAAATTGCTTGGATCTGATGTCATTCCCGTTACGTCTGGTACTCGTACGTTGAAAGATGCTTGTAATGAAACGCTTCGTTACTGGGTTAGCAATGTTCAGGATACTTATTATATCCTAGGGTCCGTTACTGGACCGCATCCTTACCCCATGATGGTGCGTGATTTCCAACGTGTCATTGGCGATGAGTCACGTGAGCAAATCCTTGAAACCGAAGGCAGATTGCCTGATGCTGTAATTGCTTGTGTAGGCGGAGGCAGTAACGCCATGGGTATTTTCTATCCGTTCGTCCAAGATGAATCAGTGAAACTTATTGGCGTAGAAGCGGCTGGCCGCGGTATTCATACGGAAGAACATGCAGCTACAATGACCAAGGGAACTCCCGGTGTTTTCCAAGGCTCGCTTAGCTATTTGCTGCAGGATGAGTATGGGCAAGTACTGCCGGCTCATTCCATTTCAGCTGGTTTGGATTACCCCGGTATTGGACCGGAGCATTCCTACCTCAAAGATATTGAACGAGCAACGTATTATCCGATCACGGATCAGGAAGCACTAGATGCACTTCAGCTGCTTAGCCGCACAGAAGGAATAATTCCAGCCTTAGAGAGTGCACATGCCATTGCTCAAACGGTTAAAATAGCTCCTACCATGTCCAAGGATGAAATTATTATCGTAAATCTTTCTGGACGTGGCGATAAAGATGTTGAATCCATTATGAGCTATCTCGGCATGGGGAGGGAATAAACGATGAACCGTATTGATAGTCGATTTGCCGAGCTCAAAGAGCGCGGGGAAACAGCGATGATTCCTTTCTTGACCATCGGAGATCCTTCCCTTGAAGCATCCCTTGAGCTTATTCTGGAAATGGAACGCGCAGGTGCCGACTTGATCGAGCTAGGTGTTCCCTATTCCGACCCTTTAGCCGACGGTCCTGTGATTCAACGTTCCTCTGAACGTGCTTTACAGCGCAAAATTTCAATCTTTGATGTGATGGATGTCGCTCGTCAGGCTAGAAGCAGAGGTTCTAAGCTGCCTTTCATTCTTTTTACTTACTATAATCCAGTTTTACAAATTGGACTGGATCGCATTTTCAAAGCGATGCAGGAGAATGAAATCAGCGGCATTATCATTCCCGATCTTCCGTTGGAAGAAGACAGTGAGACAAGAGCGATTGCTGAAGCTAATGGGATTCATCTTATTCCGTTGGTTGCGCCAACATCCAATGAGCGCGTTAAACGAATTGCAGCAGGAGCTCGTGGATTCGTCTACTGTGTATCATCACTAGGTGTAACAGGAGAGCGTGCCGAATTCTTTGGTGGCATTGAGGATTTCCTTGCAACGGTACGGGAAGCTGCTAATGTTCCGATTGTCGTCGGCTTCGGTATTTCGAATCGCGAACAGGTTAAGCGCTTTGAAAAGCTTTGTGATGGAGTTGTTGTAGGAAGTGCCATCGTACGAACAATTGAGAACGTACTGCCTCATCTAGAGAACGATGCTGCTCACCCGGAAGGACTCTTGCAAATTCGTAACTTTGTGGGACAATTAAAACGTTCGGATAACTAATTGACGAGGTGACTATCATGAAACCGAAACAAACGATTGTACATTTACCTGTCTATCAACCAGGAAAACCTATTGAAGAAGTGAAACGTGAGCTAGGTTTGACAGAAGTGATTAAGCTGGCATCTAACGAGAACCCTTTCGGCTCCTCCCCTAAAGTAAAAGCTGCGATAGAAGCGGAATTATCCAACATCAGTTTGTATCCTGATGGGGGCGCTGTGCAATTGACAGAAGCTGTAGCTGAATCCCTTGGTGTTGCAACGAATCAGCTTATTTTTGGCGCAGGATCCGATGAAGTCATTCTGATGCTGGCGCGGGCTTTCCTTGTTCCAGGTGACGAATCCGTTATGGCTACACATACGTTCCCCCAGTACAAGCATAACTGTGAAATCGAAGGGGCTGTGTCCATTGAGGTACCTTTGAAAGAAGGAACACATGATTTGGATGGCATGCTTGCTGCGATTACGGAACGTACGAAAATCGTTTGGATTTGTAATCCGAACAATCCGACAGGAACGATGAATACCGATGCGGAGATTAAGGCGTTTTTGTCCAAAGTTCCAGATCATGTTTTAATTGTTCTTGATGAAGCTTACTGCGAATACAACACGACGGGGGAATTCCCGGATAGTATAGAACTAATTGGTCAATACCGCAATGTCATAGCATTGCGTACTTTTTCAAAAATTTATGGGTTGGCATCTCTTCGAATTGGTTATGGGATCGGGCATCCCGATGTTATTCGGTCAATTAATCAAGTGCGAGAACCTTTTAACACAACTAGATTTGCGCAAGCTGCTGCGCTTGCCGCAATTAAAGATCAAGATTTTATCCAAAGCTGCCGAGAAGCGAACACGGCTGGCTTACAATACTTAACAGAAGAATTTGGCAAGCTGGGTCTACAGGCATTTCCGGCACATGGTAACTTCATCATGGTCAATGTTGGTCGACCTGCAGCAGATGTATTTAATGGTTTGCTGCGCCAAGGAATTATTATTCGTGGAGGTCATATGTTGGGCTTCCCAACGTCACTTCGGGTTACAATTGGCTCACGCGAACAGAATGAGAAATTCATTACCGCTCTAACACAAGTGCTTGCTGAGGTTGCTGTTCAGGCCTAATTTAAATCATAAAGGTTGATTTCATGACGAAAATTGCGATATTCGGTGTAGGGCTGATCGGTGGATCACTCGCCTTATGCTATAAAGGAAAACCTGGATTTACAGTCGTTGGTCACTCACCGAATCCGAAGTCAGTTGAAAAGCTGCTAAAACGGAATGTTGTCGATACGGCAACAACTAATATGGCTGAAGCTGTTGAAGGAGCGGACTACATTTTTCTATGCGTGCCAGTTGGTATGTTAGAGGAATATGTCCAGCAGCTAGTACAGCTCCCTCTCAAAGACGGTTGTATTATCACAGATGTCGGCAGTACCAAAGCTTCAATCACCGAGAGTGCAGCATCCTTTGTCAAGGAAAACGTCTACTTTATCGGCGGTCATCCAATGGCAGGCTCCGAACGGCATGGGGTGGAGGCAGCTTCCTCGCATCTTTTTGAAAATGCGTTCTATGTTCTGACACCTGCAGAGGGTACACCACAATCTGAGGTTGATCGTCTAACGGAGCTGCTCAAGAAAACGAAGGCTCAAATTGTTCAAGTAGGCGCCCGTGAACATGATGACATCGTAGGAGCGATCAGCCATTTACCGCATATTATCGCGGTTGCATTGGTTAACCAAGTAAGAGGTTATAACGAAACGAATCCGTTGTATCAAAATCTGGCCGCTGGCGGCTTCAGGGATATCACACGTATCGCATCCAGTGAACCGATGATTTGGCGCGATATTCTTGTTAACAACAAAGACGTGCTGCTTAAACTGCTCAAGGATTGGAATCTAGAAATGTCGCGCTTTATTAAGTTGCTGGAGCAAAGTGACGGCGAAGGGATTGCGGAACAATTCCGTATTGCTGGCGAGTTCCGCAGTCAATTGCCTGAACGCAGAAAAGGGATGATTACGTCCTTATTCGATATTTATGTTGACATTCCCGATCATCCTGGTATCATTGGTCAAATTACAACCTTACTCGGCAATGCTAGAATAAATTTAAGCAACATTCAAATTATTGAAAGCCGTGAAGATGTTCCAGGTATACTGCGTCTTTCTTTTCGAAATCAGGAAGACGCCGACCGGGCATCTGAGCTGCTCAGTGGGCCATACACAGTGCATGTATAACGCTCATCGTCGCATGATAAATAAGCTGTTTTCTTTCCTTTTTTGGACAATTCGAAAAGAGGGAAGGGATCAGCTTATTTTATTTTTGTTAATAGATTCTCAAGGAAAAAGCTTCGTGATATAATGACATCTGTTCATATATATATTACATATTATATTGTGGGGCGAACGTGATGAAGATCCAATCGGTAGGGATAAGTATGCTTATTTTGTTAATCGCTTTCATGAATTTTTTACCTTCCCTTGTGCGTGCCAATGATGTCATTTATTCAAACGAAGTTGTCGTACTGGTATATCACCATATCGATGATCAAGTACAGGGCTCTGTGACGATTTCGACAAAGCTTTTCGAAAAGCAGTTGGAAGCTATGCAGCGGAAAGGCTATCATTTCATTAGCATGGATGAGTTTAAAAGCTTCAAGTCAGAGGGAACGGCAATACATGAAAATGCGATACTTGTAACGTTTGATGATGGTTACAAAAGCTTCTATACCAATGCTTTTCCGATACTCAAAAAAATGCGAATACCAGCTGTGAACTTCGTTATTACCAAAGATCTGGACAACCCGGCAGGAACACTTTTACCTTCCTTGTC is drawn from Paenibacillus sp. V4I7 and contains these coding sequences:
- the trpD gene encoding anthranilate phosphoribosyltransferase; its protein translation is MSGLIHIQQALGKVISGNHLSREEARGVMSEIMDGAATPAQIGSLLTALRIKGETLEEITGFAEAMRSKAVQVNVRQNDLLDTCGTGGDGAETFNISTTAAIVASAGGIRVAKHGNRAMSSKSGSADVLEALGVKITLSGEQAAKCLDKTGICFMFAQAYHQSMKHVAAPRRELGFRTVFNLLGPLTNPAGADRQVLGVFDSTKTELIAQALQALGLKRALVVASEDGLDEFSISAPTKVTELKADTISTYIITPDDLGLRAHSIKDVAGGDAILNAEIIRHIFAGEKGPYRDIVLANTAACFYVTGQVGTLQQGVKLAADVIDSGRAEQKLNDLIQYTGELCHVS
- the trpC gene encoding indole-3-glycerol phosphate synthase TrpC; the encoded protein is MFLDKIVATKRAEVEAMSSFSIKDAEKLISDLPPCLGFEQALTTRKNRVMGLIAEVKKASPSKGLIREDFDPVRLAEAYERAGADCISVLTDVDYFQGSNEYLKAVRNAVNVPLLRKDFTIDPKQIYEARLIGADAILLIAAILTTDQMKQYLKLAGDLGLDALVEVHDREELERALELDTQLIGINNRNLKTFVTDLGTTEELIQFIPAGKTVVSESGISTVKDMAYLQQVGAQAVLIGEHFMRQPIVEQAVHDLMGTKVQRAK
- a CDS encoding phosphoribosylanthranilate isomerase, with translation MAVGTVPTVKICGLQSVEVLKSIVHLPIAHIGFVFAPSKRQVTAEKAGELISFLKSEETKGVSIPLTVGVFVNPSKEQLTEILTVAPLDVVQLHSQESPDFCRWVREHFQVKVFKSVSISKTENKILGLEDVAAQLDPYKGTVDAVLLDTFDPVYGGGSGKTFAWDCIPVYQEWARSAGVPLLVAGGLQPDNVDQLVTAYYPDGVDVSSGVETDGVKDIAKITAFVERVTRK
- the trpB gene encoding tryptophan synthase subunit beta, giving the protein MTQVPDQHGRFGKFGGRYVPETLMNALIELEEAYEQYKDDPEFIAEVRYLQKQYSGRPTPLYYAERLTELLGGAKIYLKREDLNHTGAHKINNTIGQAVLAKRMGKKKIIAETGAGQHGVASATVAALMGFECKVFMGEEDTKRQQLNVFRMKLLGSDVIPVTSGTRTLKDACNETLRYWVSNVQDTYYILGSVTGPHPYPMMVRDFQRVIGDESREQILETEGRLPDAVIACVGGGSNAMGIFYPFVQDESVKLIGVEAAGRGIHTEEHAATMTKGTPGVFQGSLSYLLQDEYGQVLPAHSISAGLDYPGIGPEHSYLKDIERATYYPITDQEALDALQLLSRTEGIIPALESAHAIAQTVKIAPTMSKDEIIIVNLSGRGDKDVESIMSYLGMGRE
- the trpA gene encoding tryptophan synthase subunit alpha, which gives rise to MNRIDSRFAELKERGETAMIPFLTIGDPSLEASLELILEMERAGADLIELGVPYSDPLADGPVIQRSSERALQRKISIFDVMDVARQARSRGSKLPFILFTYYNPVLQIGLDRIFKAMQENEISGIIIPDLPLEEDSETRAIAEANGIHLIPLVAPTSNERVKRIAAGARGFVYCVSSLGVTGERAEFFGGIEDFLATVREAANVPIVVGFGISNREQVKRFEKLCDGVVVGSAIVRTIENVLPHLENDAAHPEGLLQIRNFVGQLKRSDN
- the hisC gene encoding histidinol-phosphate transaminase — encoded protein: MKPKQTIVHLPVYQPGKPIEEVKRELGLTEVIKLASNENPFGSSPKVKAAIEAELSNISLYPDGGAVQLTEAVAESLGVATNQLIFGAGSDEVILMLARAFLVPGDESVMATHTFPQYKHNCEIEGAVSIEVPLKEGTHDLDGMLAAITERTKIVWICNPNNPTGTMNTDAEIKAFLSKVPDHVLIVLDEAYCEYNTTGEFPDSIELIGQYRNVIALRTFSKIYGLASLRIGYGIGHPDVIRSINQVREPFNTTRFAQAAALAAIKDQDFIQSCREANTAGLQYLTEEFGKLGLQAFPAHGNFIMVNVGRPAADVFNGLLRQGIIIRGGHMLGFPTSLRVTIGSREQNEKFITALTQVLAEVAVQA
- a CDS encoding prephenate dehydrogenase, coding for MTKIAIFGVGLIGGSLALCYKGKPGFTVVGHSPNPKSVEKLLKRNVVDTATTNMAEAVEGADYIFLCVPVGMLEEYVQQLVQLPLKDGCIITDVGSTKASITESAASFVKENVYFIGGHPMAGSERHGVEAASSHLFENAFYVLTPAEGTPQSEVDRLTELLKKTKAQIVQVGAREHDDIVGAISHLPHIIAVALVNQVRGYNETNPLYQNLAAGGFRDITRIASSEPMIWRDILVNNKDVLLKLLKDWNLEMSRFIKLLEQSDGEGIAEQFRIAGEFRSQLPERRKGMITSLFDIYVDIPDHPGIIGQITTLLGNARINLSNIQIIESREDVPGILRLSFRNQEDADRASELLSGPYTVHV